In Nitrospirota bacterium, a single window of DNA contains:
- a CDS encoding propionyl-CoA synthetase — MGRYDDLYQKSLNDPEGFWGEAAKGITWSKKWDRVLDDSNTPFTRWFSGGEMNTCFNALDRHVHDGRGDQVALIYDSPVTKTIQKFTYHELLDQVARFAGALKDLVVTRGTTVIIYMPMIPQAVIAMLACARLGAVHSVVFGGFAPHELAIRINDAKPKILISASGAVEVARLIEYKPMIDKAIEEAEHKPEKCIIFQRPMLKATMNTGRDLDWDELMGRARPTDCTPVKATDPLYILYTSGTTGKPKGVVRDNGGHAVALHWSMEHIYGVKPGEVFWAASDVGWVVGHSYIVYGPLLAGCTTIIYEGKSVGTPDAGAFWRVLSQHNVKALFTAPTAFRAIKKEDPRGEFVQQYDLSNFKYLFLAGERLDPDTYHWAHDLLKKPVIDHWWQTETGWPITANCMGIEEFSVKPGSSTRPVPGYNVQILNSSGKRVGPKETGLVTMKLPLPPGTLLTLWQADERFKESYCKTYPGYYFTSDGGYIDEDGYVYIMGRVDDVINVAGHRLSTGEMEEVVSTHKDVAECAVIGVHDDLKGQLPLGLVVLKAGVDTSSEDIRKELSFMVRNTIGPIACYKETCVVKRLPKTRSGKILRSTMRKIADGEIYVMPSTIDDPATLTEIEEVLRKVGYAHKP, encoded by the coding sequence GTGGGAAGGTACGACGATCTTTATCAGAAGAGCCTCAACGATCCCGAGGGGTTCTGGGGCGAGGCGGCAAAGGGCATTACCTGGAGCAAAAAGTGGGACAGGGTCCTTGACGATTCCAACACGCCGTTCACCCGGTGGTTCTCCGGCGGAGAGATGAATACCTGCTTCAACGCCCTTGACCGTCATGTGCATGACGGGAGGGGCGATCAGGTCGCGCTTATCTATGACAGCCCGGTCACCAAGACCATCCAGAAATTTACCTATCATGAACTTCTTGACCAGGTCGCGCGGTTTGCCGGCGCCTTGAAGGATTTGGTTGTCACAAGAGGCACCACGGTCATCATCTATATGCCGATGATCCCGCAGGCGGTCATTGCCATGCTTGCCTGCGCGCGACTGGGCGCTGTTCATTCCGTGGTCTTCGGCGGGTTTGCCCCCCATGAGCTCGCCATCAGGATCAATGACGCAAAGCCGAAGATACTCATCTCCGCCTCCGGCGCGGTCGAGGTCGCCCGGCTCATTGAGTACAAGCCCATGATCGATAAGGCCATCGAAGAGGCAGAGCATAAGCCGGAGAAGTGCATCATCTTCCAGAGGCCCATGCTCAAGGCAACGATGAACACCGGACGCGATCTGGACTGGGACGAGCTGATGGGCAGGGCCAGGCCGACAGACTGCACGCCCGTTAAGGCGACCGATCCGCTGTATATCCTCTATACCTCCGGTACGACCGGTAAACCCAAGGGCGTGGTCCGGGACAACGGCGGCCATGCCGTTGCGCTTCACTGGAGTATGGAGCACATCTACGGGGTAAAGCCCGGCGAAGTCTTCTGGGCAGCGTCGGATGTGGGATGGGTGGTGGGTCATTCCTACATTGTTTACGGCCCGCTGCTCGCCGGCTGCACCACGATCATCTATGAGGGAAAATCCGTGGGCACTCCCGATGCCGGCGCCTTCTGGCGGGTCCTTTCCCAGCACAACGTGAAGGCGCTCTTTACCGCCCCCACGGCCTTCCGCGCCATCAAGAAGGAAGATCCCCGGGGAGAGTTCGTCCAGCAATACGATCTCTCGAACTTCAAATACCTCTTCCTCGCCGGCGAGCGGCTCGATCCTGATACGTACCACTGGGCGCACGATCTGCTTAAAAAGCCCGTGATCGACCATTGGTGGCAGACCGAGACGGGCTGGCCTATTACGGCGAACTGCATGGGCATCGAGGAATTTTCCGTGAAGCCCGGTTCTTCCACCAGGCCGGTGCCGGGTTATAATGTGCAGATCCTGAATAGCAGCGGCAAGCGGGTCGGGCCGAAGGAGACGGGCCTCGTGACCATGAAGCTCCCCCTTCCTCCGGGCACCCTTCTTACGTTATGGCAGGCTGATGAACGATTCAAGGAATCCTACTGCAAAACCTACCCCGGTTATTATTTCACGAGTGACGGCGGGTATATTGATGAGGACGGGTATGTCTATATCATGGGACGCGTGGATGACGTGATCAACGTGGCGGGCCACCGGCTCTCGACGGGCGAGATGGAGGAGGTGGTTTCAACGCACAAGGATGTAGCCGAATGCGCTGTCATCGGAGTGCACGATGATCTCAAGGGCCAGCTGCCGCTCGGACTTGTGGTGCTGAAGGCGGGCGTGGACACCAGCAGTGAAGACATCAGAAAAGAGCTGTCCTTCATGGTCAGGAACACCATCGGCCCCATCGCCTGCTACAAGGAGACCTGTGTGGTGAAGCGCCTGCCGAAGACGCGGTCCGGCAAGATCCTGCGCAGCACCATGCGCAAGATCGCCGATGGCGAGATCTATGTCATGCCGTCCACCATTGACGACCCCGCGACGCTGACCGAGATCGAAGAGGTGCTCAGGAAAGTGGGTTATGCGCATAAGCCGTGA